ttgggcccccagatgttgatggactacaactcccatcatccccagccatgtccattgtggctggggatgatgggagttgtagtccattcaACATCTGGGGAAGCGATACGGTTAAGAAAACCTGGTCTACAGAGCAGAAACAGCACAGCCAAAGAACTAATGCTGTCCTTCAAAGTTCTGTATTTTGAGGTCCAAACATCCACCCCACCTGTTTCAGATGCTGTAATTCTTCTTCTAACTCCTTAATTTTTTTACTCTGCTTTGTATTAacattttccttttccttatcCTTTGCTCTTAGTTTCTTAATGATGTTAGAGTTTTGCAACTGCTGTTTTGAAAGCTTTTCTCCTGAAAAGAAAAACATGGATGTGATTAGCTGACATCAATATATATCACTACAACTCTTTACACTCCAGTTCTCAACCCAATTTGAATTAGTTTGGTTTTCAACCCAAGCACCCGGAACATGCTACAATGATTTGAATCCAATTACTTCAACTTCACTAGTATGTGGAGTGGTTTATGTATCATCAGGAAAGACAAAGACACAAATATCAGACTCCTTTATGTGACTTATCTTCAAGCTGTATTAAACTAATGGATAGATATAAACCTAACTGAAAACATTTATCCAATCTTACACAATTTGCAAGAATCTCAACTTGTTCTCTTATCTTTTTAAAGAAAGTGTCCTCCATTTACAGGTGCAGAGAAAACAGACTTGTGACTGAAGAACAGTTTGCAGTCTAGTTGAATAATCAGAGATAGCAATACATCTGTAAAACACAGGGCCTTGTGCTAAAAATGGACAAAGTCCAAAGCCCTATAGGAGCTCTAAAATACACACAAGAACTCTGTGTATTCAGGGCTTCACATTGTTCTATATGACAAAATAATCTGTCTGTATATAAGAATTCTCCTTTGTATGCTAGTGCACAGAAGAGAAGCATGCAGATCCAGTGTGCATGGAACTTTGTTCTCAAATCAGAGCTGCACTACACGTACCACAGTTGTTGTATCATGTGCAAGACACATGGTCGGAGAATACAAAACAGCCATTCAGAGCACAATTCTACTATCCCTATCCCTCTAGGGCAGCTATATACCAAGGGACACACTGTCAGTGGCATTCAATTCTAGCTAAACACACACAACAGCCACTGACCCCtgccccacaaacacacacatgcatgcatgcacagatgcagCTCATCAAGAAGCTGCACCCAAAAATATTTTTCTCCTCTTATTTTCTCACACTCTAGTAGAAACGGTGCATGACAGGAATTTAAATTGGAACTAAATCTGGTCAAATTAGGCTTTTGTGCATAATGATCAAGGGACAGAGCAAGCTAATATCTTTACAGCTCAGTACTGCAGCCTTGCAGTCTCCCTTTTTCACCCCTCTTCACTGGTCTTACATATATTTCTCTTTAATATCAGGGATTGGTGAGCTGTACAAATCTGAAATGTTCAAGCCTTAAATTGTTCCTTCAAAATAAGGGGTTAAGAGGAAAGAGTATTTTTCCCTTGATGGTTAAGTGCTACATTAAAATTAAGTATATTTCCAATAGCAACATGTTAACACTTTAACACAGGCAGAGATTTGAAGCAATGTCTGTTTCTCAACCTCCTTATATCATGAAATACTAACTCAGACCCACCTTCTTCCATTAATCCTTTAATCTGTTCTTCTTTCTCTTTTAGTAGCTCAGCAGTTTCATTGCTGTTCAATCTAGTTGCTAGCTCTTCTTTGAGAGTTTTTACTtcctaaaaagaagaaaatatcCCATTTATTCCTTGAACTATTCATacatattaaatattttttatttttaaactctcAGTTCAAACTATGTGGACTCTGCttattacaaaaacaaacaaacctgtaacTGTTAACCTTTAATCCATATTGATTCTcagtggaccagttcagatgcCATACAGAATCACAGTTTAAAGCATAATTCCCCAAGCCTTGGGAATACATCCTCTCCACTCACGCAAATCTCCCAGAAGTCTACTTCTGATTTGGGTTAGGAAGAAACCAAGACTGATTGCGACTAGGAGAGTGGGCCTGTTCTTTCAAAATTtgaccctttctctccctagagCTCAAGGCCCTCCTCCCAGGAAGCCTCAAATGCAACCACTTATCCAAGCCTTGCAAGCACTGGGCCACCTCAGCTTGCAAGGCCCAGTCCTGCTCGGGGTCAAATAAAGCTCCCGCAACTGTGCCTCTTCCCCAAGGTCTCTTAAGTTCCTGTGCCAGGAACAGGGCATCAGTCCCCACTCCCTGCCTCCACCATCCACCAGCTGCCCCAGTCTAACTTCTGGGTTGGCCCATCCCACTATGCATCCTCATCCTTGGATGCTGCCATTTGCAGTTTCCTCCTGTTCGCAGTGTGCAAGCAGGAGCCTTCAGTCCAGGTGACTCActcaggaccagtgttctctctaacagggaattccagatgttgttgactacaactcccacaattcctagTCAAAGGCCATCacggctggggattctgggagttgtagtcaacatctggaattccctgttaagagggaatgCTGCTCAGGACCACATCCAGACCGTCTCCAGCTAAAATCTATAGCAAGGATTCTAGCATTTCCCCCAAGCATGGATTTCTGCTACTTTATGGTGGCAATTGTAAAAGTTATATCATCTCAGCCTTAAAATACCAGGTTTTACCATTTGAGTGTAAGATGCCATAAGTAACACTATAAAACTGGagaaatataatatttatataaagtAGGAAGTAATTACCTTTTTTGTTGCATCTCTCTCTTTGCATGCTAATTGAACCTTTTTCTCCGCGTCTGCTATTCGCTGAGCAAACTCCTCTTTAAGAGATGAAATGCTACTGCTCTCTTCTTTCATTCGGAAGATTTCACTAAACACAAAGTATTCTCATCACTATGAAAGTGCTGAGCATTACAAACGGCATGCAAAATGTATGCttacaaatacacacattttACAAGCATACACTTATGTATGCTTACAAAGACATACATAAGCCCCTCTTTTCCTGAGCCAGACAAAGCAGAAGGAAAGCAAGCAGGAGCTACTTCTGCATTTCCCCCTTCAACCTTTTCTTTGAAGAAGAGCCTGAGCTCAAAAATTATATGCCTAACACAAGAGATACTACAAGAATGTGTTTGGATTTTGCTTTTCCAAATTTCTCAGTTGGGACCTGAGGTGAGCATTAAATGGGATGAGCTCCATCCCAGGAGCACAATTTACCCAGTAGCTAATGTAGTTTTTCCATCGTGATGATGCTCCCTCATGAGCACAGAGCCTagtttgggggagagagagaaattgggtCCTGATCCAAACTGAAGCTAAGTTATTAGGACACTTGCAAGAACTAGTTAAAAACTGGAAGCGTCCCAACTGACCCCAAATGCCTGAAGTTCTCCATCCCTGCCTATAATAATTTGTAAAAGGCAAGTATATTTACTGAAACCTACtggagctcccttgagaagtccataatgctggggaaaattgaaggaaagagaatgaccagcagcaaggtggatggatgcaccactgaaagatctaaaggccaagttgaagacatatcatcctggagagaatccatctatgtggtcgctaagagtcaacaccaacttgaaagcacttaattaatcaatcaatcgcaTAAATAGTGATCTCTACATTAAATTCCCATTGCATTCAGCTCTGCACTAGTCACCAATATCCAATAACGCTTCTCGAGTTTTTAAATGAACTGTTATAATTCATTAAGCTTAAATACAAAAAATacagactgacatccagactaaagtacTCCTGAGCAgtcccagtgaaattaatgggacaggttaGTCTAAAAAGGCAACCCAGTGCATGTATTAAACAAGGGGCAGATGGGATCACATTTTCATGAGATCTACACAGTCTCAACAGGAATGCTATTCAACTTACTCTTTAAGGTTATCACAAGCTTCTTCTAGGCATGCCTTCTCTTTACTAACACTCAACAGCTGATTTTCCCTCTTCTCCAGTTTCTCCGTCAATGAATCAATGATCTGAAGGAGATTTTAGACAGAAAGTGAATAAACAATAGCATTACAACCCTTTTCATCACTGCAGAAACAAAGCCGAGTTTCTGAAGTATTTTCCTAAGCAATGTAAATATATCACATGGCATTGCTGTTTTTGGATCTTCCCAAAAGGTACCCAATTCATTACCACCTAATCCTGTTCTGCATGGTATAAACAACTGACCAAGCTATAAAGTGCATGTAGCATATTCCCAGCAAGTTCAGCGCAGGCCTTCATATAGAAGCTAGCCCCCAAAATTAgcagccagacaatggacacttgacaaaattaccagacttaggaATGGATATAGTGGAGTGGGAGGATAAATGGGATTCCCTTTATCCCCTTTGTAAGTAATAGAGTTAGAACAGAAAAAGGGCTGCCTGAGACAAATAAAAGTTTTTTAAGAAATAACACTGCTTCTGAATATACTATGCACGGGGACTAGTGCCAACACACTCATCAAAGCAGGGTGGCGCAGGCAGTTCTCTGAAAACCTTTTAAAGAAAAGCTAGCTCTATGAATCCATATTTTGAAAGTGCATTACTCAAGCATGCCCTCAtcaaaaagctttaaaaacagacacagtgggaaaaGTATTGTCTGTCCACAGAGAGAGCATTCACATCTCTCTATCTCAACTTCAACAAAATAATTGCTTAAagtggaggttaaaaaaaaattgccttgAGCAAGATATCTGCTCCCCACTTTTTTCCTTCCCATCTCTCCCTCCCAAGGCACACTCAGGTGCCCGCTGCCACTGTTACAGCTTCATGCACCATATGTCCCATTGATGCCTTTCCTGAAAACTAGAACATGTGGTGCTGGGGAGGTGGCAGCTGTGATGGTTGGGCCGCAGAGCCAGTGGGGCACAGAGTGCACAGATGTGgaacagcagcagcggtgggtATCAGAGCatgtcccaggaggaggagaggggaagggaaaagggCCAGTGGCCATTGCTTGGTGGGGAACAAACAGAGTGGGGAACACTCACTCATTTCTTGGTGGGGAACACGCAGAGCAGGACTTTCTTCTCTGCATGCCAGCAGCAAGCCTggctgttcatacagccagccTCCTTGCCCCTTCACGGTCAGCAAGTGCAGGCCCTCTTCCTCctgcaaatatttatgtaccgctttccaacaaaagttcccaaagtggtaaatataaagcaatataaataaataaagttggctttctgtccccaaagggctcacaatctaaaagaaatgtaactagagggatactgtgctggggtttgggggttggatagggccagttgctctcccctagctcaataaagaaaatcaccactttaaaaaggtgcctctttgctcagttagcaggggaactgggAGGAACTACTCCAAAGTTGCAGCAATCAATATGTCCTGCCCATCACCATCCCCTCCAGCACAGAGCCCACCTTGcctgccctgagcagcagtggcGCTCTTGCCCTCTGGCTTCTTGCAACACTGCTGCCTACAAAAAAGGAAGAGGGCCTGTTTGCTTACATGGTAAAGGTGAAGAAGGAGGCCACACACAGcaaggagagaggaaaagaggaGGTAGGAAGGGTCGTGTAAcagcagagagaaagaggggtGGTAATAGTGGCCTCTGGTCCAGGGCGAGGAATTGCTAAGAAGCAATCATTGAGCCAGTTTTCTCTAGGAACCACTGTCAAATTTCTAAGAGTCCTGGTTCAGGTGGATCTGACCACTTCTACTACAATATAAAGACTAAACTAATTTTAAATAGAATAATCCTAGAACAGATAACTTCAGCTAAATTTTAAATGAGCACACCTGAACCAATAGCAACTGTGCCAACTGAACTGAATCCATGTAATTCAAATGGTGATAGTGTATAGAGGCTAGAGTTACACATGTTAAAGCACAATCCATTTCCTTTCCttacccccaccccaaagcatTCACAACATAAAGAGAGCAGAGCTCTGCaaacacacaatcacacacacacacacacacacacacacacacaccataaagaGAGCAGGTCCCAAAGTATGATTACATGACATCAAACATTAGCAGGCCTATGACCAAGCTGCTACCAGAGAGATCTGACTGAAGAATGGGGTACACAGGaagatagaccactggtccatctaagctCAGTACATATTCTttactgcctggcagcagctctctaagctTTCAAGCAGGATTCCTTCCCAGCCttaactgaagatgccagggattgaacctgggaccttctgcatgcaaagcagatgctcttccactgagctatggaccttcCATAATGATTGAATTTGAAAGGCTGATTTGGTTGTTACCTTGCAAAGTTCCTCTTTTTCACACTTTACACTGGACGATGTTTCACCACTGAACTGAAGTACCATCATCTCCTCTTTCACCATCTGCCCTTCATCGGTTTGCACAGGAACAGCCAGAACATCTGGCTGCTCAGGGTTAACAGGGGTTGCACTTCGCCCACTTTCCTCCATTTCCATTTCTTCTGTGGGTAGAGCAAGAGCCTCATTTACGATTTGATCATACTTTATTTTTATAGGTTCAGCCTCATCACTCTTTGGTATTGGAGGGCTGATGTTGACAGATGCCGAAACACATCCCCTACCTGACAATTCATCATCTGAGTTTATTTCACTTACACTACGGCTGTCTAAAGACTGCACACTGAATGAGTCTATCCTTTCAAAAGCATCTGAGGAGCAGCAACTCTCAGTCAATTTCTGAAAGTCATCTAGACGGTTATATTCTGCGCAGGCAGATGACGATAGAAGCTGGAAGGAAGTTTGCATCAAATGAAGACTGGCTTTTGAATCAGCAGCCTCTTGCCTAGAACTTACTGAACTCTCGCTTATTACACTTTCATGGTCCAAAACTTCAATATCACTAGTTGTGGATGTCCCTGAGGAGAAAGTGCTGATTGGAGGTGAAGGTGTATTGCTCTGCCTGTCCTCACTTTTACGCTCTTTAGTATCCAAGCCTCCATTCTTTGCCTCTGTAGACAGAGGCTGCGCAGAGATGTCAGGCACATGTCCAGGTCCATCACTTCTTGAACTCAATTTCACAACAGCATCATCTGCTACAGCGAGATGCTGAACAGATGCCTTTTGATCAGCATCTTTAGTTTTGTTTTCATCAGGCTTTTCTTCAGTATTATTTTCTTCTAACGTTTCCTGGGAATCATCAACAGTTTCCAGTCCCACTGATGCAATTACAGAGAAGTcttttgcttctgtttctggCAGGTCAGGAGGCAGAGAATCCTGTAATGTGTTTTTTACCTCTTCTTTGGGTCGCTGCGATTTGGTGGGTGGCTTAGACACCACTGAATTTTGCTGTATGCTCTGAACATCCGTTGGAGAGAGAAAGGCACTGAAGAAGTTTTCTGATTCATCTACCATAGTCCTCCTGACTGGCTTGGTGATTGCTGTAGGAGATGATATTGGTTGAGTTTGAGGTTCGATATCTAAATTTGATCCCCAGGTAGAAGTATCCCATCCTCCAGTCGTAAGAGAATTTGTTCCtggcagaaagaaaaagaaaaaacaaatgttaaaaaattaaaacacacactgtACAGCTATCTCTTACAAATGTTAAGATAATTATGCAGTACCTCAGAAGAACCATGAAAACATAAGTAACACTTTAAATGAACTTTGCAGTAGTAGTAACATTCTGCAGTAGTTCCAcacctacctctcaggtaggttccagatggtgtcacttggagacggttgctcttcaaaacaagagctccggtatggagtcccacaaggcttcatactgtctccaatgctttttaacatctacatgaaaccgctgggagagatcatcaggggatttcatgcagagtgttatcaatatcctgaggacacccaaatctatttctccatgtcaacttcaacAGGAAatagcctaacttccctaaatgcctgcctggaaacagtaacaagctggatgagggataacaaactgaggctgaatccaaccaagacggaggtactcattgtgggagatcaagacttaggaagtggtttagatctgcctgttctggatggggctgcacttcCTCGGAAAGAGCGGATACATAgtatgggagtacttctggatcaaaacctctccctgatctctcaggttgagacagtggccaagagtgctttttatcagctgcaactgatacgccagctacgtccatttctggagataaatgaccttaaaacagtggtgcatatgctaataacatccagacttgactactgcaatgtgctctacattgggctgcctttgtatgtagtttggaaactgcaattagtatagaatgcagcagccaggttgatctccagggttgcctgaagagatgacattacacccattttaaaagaactacactggctgccaataagtttccaggagaAATTCAAAGTGCtattatgacctataaagccctgaacagcttgggtccgaggcATTTAacagaatgccttcttcttcatcaaccccactgcccattaagatcatctgaggaggtctggttgcagttgccaccggcttggttgGTAGCAACTCAAAACCAggtcttttctagagttgccctgggactctggaatgtgcttcctaatgaaattagagcttcccttctctgaatgtttttaagaaggacctgcaaacatacctgtttagtcaagcttttagtttatagttttaaagctttgggctTTAgagttttaatttgtattttaaattgttttaatagcaTTAATACTTTAATGGTTATTTTtacattgtgaaccacccagagacattttttgtatggggcagtacagaaatacattaattaattaattaaaattaaagtcAGCATATTCACAGTGGACAGCAATGAGATGAGCAGCTTATACCACAACACTTCTCTGGTAGTATAATCTTTAGTTCTCTGTCTTTCTAGCAGACTTCTGAATGCACAGGCCAAGTTACCTAAAGAGGGGATGGGAAACACTGGGGAAAGCAACTACATCTCATTGCATTGTGCTCCCTGGTGTTTTGCTTTTCCTTACTCAGGAAGGGACTTCCTGAATGGCATGTAAAATCATTACATGCTCTTGTTGCTTCACTTTTGTTACGTTTCTGTGATCTTTTCCATCAAAACGGATATATCCCTACTTCCTGGCATGTGAGTATAACAAAAATGCATACACCAAAAGCTGGTTGGGAGAAAATTACTTTCCATCCGATACATTATGTAATTAAGCTTCTACATGCCACCTGCCCACTCGCTAGCTTttgaataaggcagctttctgagGGTTCCACTGTGCACCCGAATAGATGTGGTACCTTTTGCTGTAGGATTCTATTAATATTTATAATTCATATTTGCTCCATTTGGTTGAGAAGATTGAGAATCCTCACCCAGTAAGCATTACTGCAAGACAAGATAATGCTGTAAACATCTTTGATATCagtcactttaaaaataaaaaggtagtATTTTGATAACAAGAACTGGTATCACCCAAGCAGCATTAAATTCCTCAAGTGTACCCACTGAAGTTTATAATCTAATCTAAAATCACACCACAAATCAGTGCTGATTTGAGGCATGGTCAATGTGTATTTGACTGCCTTGTACACATAGTGTAAGGACACCTTTCCCCAACTTCAACTTATAGtaattaaaaaatgtgtgtggaGAAAAATCCCACAGCACGAGAGGAGTATTTATTTTCTACAAGGTCAAAATATTAGATCTGCTAGATTTCCTGGATTAGCTGCTATAGGATTACAATTTTCACAGACCTGCAGATAGCAACAT
Above is a window of Hemicordylus capensis ecotype Gifberg chromosome 2, rHemCap1.1.pri, whole genome shotgun sequence DNA encoding:
- the TMF1 gene encoding TATA element modulatory factor isoform X3, whose protein sequence is MVDESENFFSAFLSPTDVQSIQQNSVVSKPPTKSQRPKEEVKNTLQDSLPPDLPETEAKDFSVIASVGLETVDDSQETLEENNTEEKPDENKTKDADQKASVQHLAVADDAVVKLSSRSDGPGHVPDISAQPLSTEAKNGGLDTKERKSEDRQSNTPSPPISTFSSGTSTTSDIEVLDHESVISESSVSSRQEAADSKASLHLMQTSFQLLSSSACAEYNRLDDFQKLTESCCSSDAFERIDSFSVQSLDSRSVSEINSDDELSGRGCVSASVNISPPIPKSDEAEPIKIKYDQIVNEALALPTEEMEMEESGRSATPVNPEQPDVLAVPVQTDEGQMVKEEMMVLQFSGETSSSVKCEKEELCKIIDSLTEKLEKRENQLLSVSKEKACLEEACDNLKDEIFRMKEESSSISSLKEEFAQRIADAEKKVQLACKERDATKKEVKTLKEELATRLNSNETAELLKEKEEQIKGLMEEGEKLSKQQLQNSNIIKKLRAKDKEKENVNTKQSKKIKELEEELQHLKQVLDGKEEVEKHHRENIKQLNSVVERQEKDLGRLQVDLEELEERNRSVQAALDSAYKELTDLHKANATKESKAQEAALSHEMKAKEELGLALERAQEEARQQQEALAIQVADLRLALQRAEQQTARKEDYFRQEIGELQQRLQEAEARNQELSQSVTTATRPLLRQIENLQATLAAQTSSWEKLEKNLSDRLGESQTALAAQTERERAATEELLSNKIQLSSTESQNSLLRQENNRLQAQLETEKTRLKKLENENNRYEVEMENLKEEYVKTIEEAKKEKMLLATQLEMEKMKVEQEKKKAIFVQETVREKERKLFTSSTMETVSSTPTLSRSSSISGVDMAGLQGSFISQDDPHDHSFGSMSTSGSNLYDAVRMGAGSSIIENLQSQLKLRDGEISHLQLEIGNLERTRSVMAEELVKLTNQNDDLEEKVKEIPKLRAQLRDLDQRYNTILQMYGEKAEEAEELRLDLEDVKNMYKTQIDELLKQRHS
- the TMF1 gene encoding TATA element modulatory factor isoform X1 yields the protein MSWFNASQLSSFAKQALSQAQKSIDRVLDIQAEEEEEGEGSPQVGSAPSRPGEAGTNSLTTGGWDTSTWGSNLDIEPQTQPISSPTAITKPVRRTMVDESENFFSAFLSPTDVQSIQQNSVVSKPPTKSQRPKEEVKNTLQDSLPPDLPETEAKDFSVIASVGLETVDDSQETLEENNTEEKPDENKTKDADQKASVQHLAVADDAVVKLSSRSDGPGHVPDISAQPLSTEAKNGGLDTKERKSEDRQSNTPSPPISTFSSGTSTTSDIEVLDHESVISESSVSSRQEAADSKASLHLMQTSFQLLSSSACAEYNRLDDFQKLTESCCSSDAFERIDSFSVQSLDSRSVSEINSDDELSGRGCVSASVNISPPIPKSDEAEPIKIKYDQIVNEALALPTEEMEMEESGRSATPVNPEQPDVLAVPVQTDEGQMVKEEMMVLQFSGETSSSVKCEKEELCKIIDSLTEKLEKRENQLLSVSKEKACLEEACDNLKDEIFRMKEESSSISSLKEEFAQRIADAEKKVQLACKERDATKKEVKTLKEELATRLNSNETAELLKEKEEQIKGLMEEGEKLSKQQLQNSNIIKKLRAKDKEKENVNTKQSKKIKELEEELQHLKQVLDGKEEVEKHHRENIKQLNSVVERQEKDLGRLQVDLEELEERNRSVQAALDSAYKELTDLHKANATKESKAQEAALSHEMKAKEELGLALERAQEEARQQQEALAIQVADLRLALQRAEQQTARKEDYFRQEIGELQQRLQEAEARNQELSQSVTTATRPLLRQIENLQATLAAQTSSWEKLEKNLSDRLGESQTALAAQTERERAATEELLSNKIQLSSTESQNSLLRQENNRLQAQLETEKTRLKKLENENNRYEVEMENLKEEYVKTIEEAKKEKMLLATQLEMEKMKVEQEKKKAIFVQETVREKERKLFTSSTMETVSSTPTLSRSSSISGVDMAGLQGSFISQDDPHDHSFGSMSTSGSNLYDAVRMGAGSSIIENLQSQLKLRDGEISHLQLEIGNLERTRSVMAEELVKLTNQNDDLEEKVKEIPKLRAQLRDLDQRYNTILQMYGEKAEEAEELRLDLEDVKNMYKTQIDELLKQRHS
- the TMF1 gene encoding TATA element modulatory factor isoform X2 — translated: MSEGTNSLTTGGWDTSTWGSNLDIEPQTQPISSPTAITKPVRRTMVDESENFFSAFLSPTDVQSIQQNSVVSKPPTKSQRPKEEVKNTLQDSLPPDLPETEAKDFSVIASVGLETVDDSQETLEENNTEEKPDENKTKDADQKASVQHLAVADDAVVKLSSRSDGPGHVPDISAQPLSTEAKNGGLDTKERKSEDRQSNTPSPPISTFSSGTSTTSDIEVLDHESVISESSVSSRQEAADSKASLHLMQTSFQLLSSSACAEYNRLDDFQKLTESCCSSDAFERIDSFSVQSLDSRSVSEINSDDELSGRGCVSASVNISPPIPKSDEAEPIKIKYDQIVNEALALPTEEMEMEESGRSATPVNPEQPDVLAVPVQTDEGQMVKEEMMVLQFSGETSSSVKCEKEELCKIIDSLTEKLEKRENQLLSVSKEKACLEEACDNLKDEIFRMKEESSSISSLKEEFAQRIADAEKKVQLACKERDATKKEVKTLKEELATRLNSNETAELLKEKEEQIKGLMEEGEKLSKQQLQNSNIIKKLRAKDKEKENVNTKQSKKIKELEEELQHLKQVLDGKEEVEKHHRENIKQLNSVVERQEKDLGRLQVDLEELEERNRSVQAALDSAYKELTDLHKANATKESKAQEAALSHEMKAKEELGLALERAQEEARQQQEALAIQVADLRLALQRAEQQTARKEDYFRQEIGELQQRLQEAEARNQELSQSVTTATRPLLRQIENLQATLAAQTSSWEKLEKNLSDRLGESQTALAAQTERERAATEELLSNKIQLSSTESQNSLLRQENNRLQAQLETEKTRLKKLENENNRYEVEMENLKEEYVKTIEEAKKEKMLLATQLEMEKMKVEQEKKKAIFVQETVREKERKLFTSSTMETVSSTPTLSRSSSISGVDMAGLQGSFISQDDPHDHSFGSMSTSGSNLYDAVRMGAGSSIIENLQSQLKLRDGEISHLQLEIGNLERTRSVMAEELVKLTNQNDDLEEKVKEIPKLRAQLRDLDQRYNTILQMYGEKAEEAEELRLDLEDVKNMYKTQIDELLKQRHS